In Rhodopirellula halodulae, a single window of DNA contains:
- a CDS encoding AAA family ATPase, translating into MNDSSLPPILPNDDSQPGESQPIADRPAPSPEFAKIKSLFEQIQAEVAKLYVGQDELVLGTLTALFSGGHVLIESVPGLGKTLFVRTLGRILGCEFGRIQFTADLMPSDITGAPVFDMQKSEFRFRPGPVFTQLLLADEINRSPAKTHAALLEIMQEYRVTIDGTSHPVPKPFLVLATQNPLESEGTYNLPEAQLDRFMFKLMVDYPSASEEAEILKLHSQQVDFTKRLEEEVRPITNPDVVQKVISICSRVRVEDRLVEYINSLIRSTRSWPAFHMGASPRAGIALMQSARTIAAFAGRDFAVPDDVIEIVLPVLRHRVSLTAEAEIEGRNVDEELKAMIRGIDVPRN; encoded by the coding sequence TTGAACGATTCTTCCTTGCCTCCGATTTTGCCCAACGACGATTCGCAACCCGGCGAATCGCAACCGATCGCCGATCGCCCCGCGCCCTCGCCCGAATTCGCGAAAATCAAATCGCTGTTTGAGCAGATCCAAGCCGAGGTGGCCAAACTTTATGTCGGCCAAGACGAACTTGTGCTGGGCACGCTGACCGCCTTGTTCTCCGGCGGTCACGTGTTGATCGAATCCGTTCCCGGTTTGGGCAAAACCCTTTTCGTGCGAACGCTGGGTCGGATCTTGGGTTGTGAATTTGGACGCATTCAATTCACGGCGGACTTGATGCCTTCGGACATCACCGGTGCGCCGGTTTTTGACATGCAGAAAAGCGAATTTCGATTTCGTCCGGGACCAGTGTTCACGCAGCTTCTCCTGGCGGACGAAATCAACCGCTCGCCGGCAAAAACGCATGCGGCATTGCTGGAGATCATGCAGGAGTATCGCGTCACGATTGATGGCACCAGCCACCCGGTGCCCAAACCGTTCCTGGTGCTGGCGACACAAAACCCGCTCGAAAGCGAAGGCACGTACAACCTGCCGGAAGCTCAGTTGGACAGGTTCATGTTCAAGTTGATGGTGGATTACCCGAGTGCGTCGGAGGAAGCCGAGATTCTGAAGCTGCATTCACAACAAGTTGACTTCACCAAGCGTTTGGAAGAGGAGGTTCGCCCGATCACCAATCCCGATGTTGTGCAAAAAGTCATCTCCATCTGCAGCCGCGTCCGGGTCGAAGATCGTTTGGTCGAGTACATCAATTCGCTGATCCGTTCGACACGAAGCTGGCCCGCGTTCCACATGGGGGCATCCCCTCGAGCCGGCATTGCATTGATGCAGTCCGCCCGAACGATCGCCGCCTTCGCCGGCCGCGATTTCGCCGTTCCGGACGATGTCATCGAAATCGTATTGCCCGTTTTGCGGCACCGCGTTTCGCTGACCGCGGAGGCCGAAATTGAGGGTCGCAACGTCGATGAGGAATTGAAGGCCATGATTCGCGGAATCGACGTCCCTCGAAACTGA